The following coding sequences lie in one Timaviella obliquedivisa GSE-PSE-MK23-08B genomic window:
- a CDS encoding Crp/Fnr family transcriptional regulator: MQTAVFNELFPLFNAASPETLEWLMSIAVEHEYPTDRAVLMEDAWGNAVYFVESGWVKVRRHVGENVATLAILGRGDFFGEMAVLDESPRSTDVVALSSVKLLSISAQRFIQALFKDSQLHHRMLQLLVRRLRQTNFRFQLRHQPPAIKLINTLVSLGDSYGTASEQGTEIFNIPLGDLAEVSDVSLEEVTKIMEKLQSKGWIKPDPRNQVLYLSNMQQLAHLLVGRT; encoded by the coding sequence ATGCAGACTGCTGTCTTTAATGAGTTATTTCCTCTCTTCAATGCTGCCAGCCCTGAAACCCTTGAGTGGCTGATGTCGATCGCTGTTGAACATGAATATCCCACCGATAGGGCTGTTTTAATGGAAGACGCTTGGGGTAACGCGGTTTACTTTGTAGAGTCGGGCTGGGTGAAAGTTCGTCGGCACGTCGGTGAGAATGTGGCTACCTTAGCGATTTTGGGGCGAGGGGATTTTTTTGGCGAAATGGCAGTTTTAGATGAGTCGCCTCGCTCTACAGACGTGGTGGCGTTGTCTTCAGTTAAACTGCTCAGCATCTCTGCCCAGCGTTTCATTCAAGCTTTGTTTAAAGACTCTCAGCTACACCACCGAATGTTGCAGCTTTTGGTACGCCGCTTGCGTCAAACTAACTTTCGGTTTCAGTTGCGCCATCAGCCGCCAGCCATCAAGTTAATCAATACGCTTGTGTCTTTGGGAGATAGCTATGGCACTGCATCAGAACAGGGCACTGAAATTTTTAACATTCCGCTTGGAGATCTAGCAGAGGTGAGTGATGTAAGTTTGGAGGAAGTGACGAAGATTATGGAGAAGCTTCAGAGTAAAGGATGGATTAAACCCGACCCCAGGAATCAAGTGCTATATCTGTCGAATATGCAACAATTGGCTCATCTCCTGGTTGGGAGAACTTAA
- a CDS encoding M61 family metallopeptidase yields the protein MTATQVRALSQPRTQLEILYQVAMPQPQSHLFEVTLQVKGWRPLAGKSERSPFLDLKMPVWTPGSYLIREYARHVQDFAVNGQAWQKIAKNHWQIETADLSEITMHYRVFANDLTVRTNHLDATHGYFNGAALFFYLPGFENNPIQITVVPPHSDWQVATPLPRVTGQAYTYLANDFDTLVDSPFEIGLHQRYDFEVRGKPHQLAVWGQGNVEPDRLIADTQKVIEVEADLFGGLPYDSYLFLLHLSAQSYGGLEHKNACTLNYPRLGFRTEDRYQRFMQLVAHEFFHLWNVKRIRPKGLQVFDYEGENYTPSLWFSEGTTSYYDLMIPLRAGIYDAKGFLQNLSKEITRFLTTPGRQVQSLSESSFDAWIKLYRRDANSDNNQMSYYLKGEMVSLLLDLLIRSRHSNRRSLDNVMRQMWQQFGVSETGFTPEHLEAVITSVAEVDLTNFFQRFLHSTEELPFDEYLEPFGLRLQPEETASKPPYLGLTAKSENGREMIKFVEMGSPAAAAGIDPDDELLAIDGLRVKAEQLGDRLKDYSPKAQISLTCFHQDELKNYTVTLAEPRPSIYQLVAVPAPTSQQQANLQGWIGVSTANGNEK from the coding sequence ATGACAGCTACCCAAGTTCGCGCCCTGTCTCAGCCCCGCACCCAACTCGAAATTCTTTATCAAGTCGCCATGCCGCAGCCGCAGTCTCACCTGTTTGAGGTGACCTTGCAAGTGAAGGGATGGCGACCCCTTGCGGGTAAGTCGGAGAGATCGCCGTTTTTAGACTTGAAAATGCCTGTTTGGACTCCAGGCTCCTACCTGATTCGTGAATACGCACGGCACGTCCAAGATTTTGCAGTGAACGGACAGGCTTGGCAGAAGATTGCGAAAAACCATTGGCAAATTGAAACGGCTGACCTGTCCGAGATTACGATGCATTATCGGGTTTTTGCCAATGATTTAACAGTTCGCACCAATCACTTGGACGCAACCCACGGCTATTTTAACGGGGCGGCTCTGTTTTTCTATCTGCCTGGATTTGAGAATAATCCTATCCAAATCACCGTAGTTCCGCCCCATTCTGACTGGCAAGTAGCAACGCCATTGCCTAGGGTAACGGGACAAGCCTATACGTATCTGGCAAATGATTTCGACACCCTGGTGGATAGCCCGTTCGAGATTGGGCTGCATCAGCGGTATGACTTTGAGGTGCGGGGTAAGCCCCATCAACTGGCAGTCTGGGGGCAAGGAAATGTAGAACCCGATCGCCTGATTGCTGATACCCAAAAAGTGATCGAGGTCGAGGCAGATTTATTTGGCGGGTTGCCCTACGATTCCTATTTATTTTTGCTGCACCTGTCGGCTCAGAGCTATGGCGGGTTAGAACATAAAAATGCCTGTACTCTGAACTATCCGCGCTTAGGCTTTCGGACGGAAGATCGCTATCAGCGGTTCATGCAGTTGGTGGCACACGAGTTCTTTCATCTATGGAACGTCAAGCGGATTCGTCCTAAGGGGCTGCAAGTATTTGACTATGAGGGGGAAAACTACACGCCTTCTCTCTGGTTTAGCGAAGGAACAACGAGCTACTACGATTTAATGATTCCGCTACGAGCAGGAATTTATGACGCAAAAGGATTTCTGCAAAACTTGAGCAAGGAAATCACTCGATTTTTGACGACTCCAGGGCGACAAGTTCAGTCGTTGAGCGAGTCGAGTTTTGATGCTTGGATTAAGCTATATCGCCGAGATGCCAATAGTGACAATAACCAAATGTCCTATTACCTAAAGGGCGAAATGGTGTCGCTGCTCCTAGATTTACTGATTCGATCGCGCCATAGCAACAGGCGATCGCTTGATAATGTGATGCGCCAAATGTGGCAGCAGTTCGGGGTTTCTGAAACGGGCTTTACTCCAGAACATCTCGAAGCTGTTATTACCTCAGTGGCAGAGGTTGACTTAACTAACTTTTTCCAGCGTTTCCTGCACAGTACTGAAGAATTACCCTTTGATGAATATCTGGAACCCTTTGGCTTGAGGCTACAGCCGGAAGAAACGGCGAGTAAGCCTCCTTATTTAGGGCTGACAGCGAAGTCGGAAAATGGGCGAGAGATGATTAAGTTTGTGGAAATGGGTTCTCCAGCAGCAGCGGCAGGAATTGATCCAGATGACGAACTGTTGGCGATCGATGGCTTGCGGGTTAAGGCAGAGCAATTGGGCGATCGCCTCAAAGACTACTCGCCTAAGGCTCAAATTAGTCTCACCTGCTTTCATCAAGACGAACTCAAAAACTACACCGTTACGTTAGCGGAGCCACGCCCCTCCATCTATCAACTGGTAGCGGTTCCTGCGCCGACATCTCAGCAGCAAGCGAATCTGCAAGGATGGATAGGAGTTTCTACTGCTAATGGGAATGAAAAATAG
- a CDS encoding single-stranded DNA-binding protein — protein MNSCILMAEITQDPQLRYTSDNQTAVAEMVVQFAGLRDDEPMATMKVVGWGNLAQEIQERYHQGDRVIIEGRLGMNTVERQEGFKEKRAELTAQKIHLLDAGTTMTTTTEAIGVTRAVEPTPVASAPTSQPSSPPIAAKAAPARVPAAAAKAAPPVESFEDEIPF, from the coding sequence ATGAATAGCTGCATCTTGATGGCGGAAATTACCCAAGATCCCCAGCTTCGCTATACGTCTGATAATCAGACAGCTGTGGCAGAAATGGTAGTACAGTTTGCGGGTTTGCGAGATGATGAGCCAATGGCGACGATGAAGGTCGTGGGCTGGGGAAACCTAGCGCAAGAAATTCAGGAGCGTTACCACCAGGGCGATCGCGTCATTATTGAGGGTCGTTTAGGCATGAATACGGTTGAGCGCCAAGAAGGATTTAAGGAAAAGCGGGCAGAATTGACAGCCCAAAAAATTCATTTGTTAGATGCGGGAACAACGATGACGACCACTACAGAAGCGATTGGGGTAACTAGGGCAGTAGAGCCAACTCCAGTGGCTTCGGCTCCAACGAGTCAGCCCTCTAGCCCCCCGATCGCCGCCAAGGCGGCTCCGGCTAGAGTGCCAGCTGCGGCAGCCAAAGCGGCTCCCCCCGTAGAGTCATTTGAGGACGAGATTCCGTTTTAG